The following proteins come from a genomic window of Columba livia isolate bColLiv1 breed racing homer chromosome 27, bColLiv1.pat.W.v2, whole genome shotgun sequence:
- the TMEM59L gene encoding transmembrane protein 59-like isoform X5, translating into MAARHPRALLALGLALLATAAAAATDPFLSQLGDTAGCRGQCGRSLPRRAAADAVLNACYRGCRLFSICHFVDASAELNTTRAECEAACAEAYSNAEEQFGCVTGCRKQLPEVESRREKSLELKEPSFSMLDLVSTFCNDIVSSAQSFISSTWTFYLQADDGKVVVFQSQPEMEYPVSEVQETQPERPGRRSGPHIPQPHTGLICIPHPSPTQRGPRVKGEKPLGKEPRGKAKGQHTDPPPPEHDFLGCMSKRGAVGCYRRSGLPRWILAACLFLSIMVMLWLSCASLVTAPEQHIKTQPLSINGDKEYLEDLDGPGSFPLPPVIAVTLCPTHGGEDAGLLPLKVDLDKTIL; encoded by the exons ATGGCCGCCCGCCACCCCCGGGCCCTGCTCGCCCTCGGCCTGGCCCTGCTcgccaccgccgccgccgccgccaccgacCCCTTCTTGTCCCAGCTCGGGGACACCGCGGGCTGCCGCGGGCAGTGCGGCCGCAGCCTCCCCCGCCGGGCCGCCGCC GATGCTGTTCTCAACGCCTGTTACCGGGGCTGCCGGCTGTTCTCCATCTGTCACTTTGTGGATGCAAGCGCCGAGCTGAACACAACCAGAGCCGAGTGTGAAGCAG CCTGCGCTGAAGCCTACAGCAACGCGGAGGAGCAGTTCGGCTGCGTGACCGGGTGTCGCAAGCAGCTGCCCgaggtggagagcaggagggaaAAG AGCCTGGAGCTGAAGGAGCCGTCGTTCTCCATGTTGGATTTGGTCTCCACCTTCTGCAATGACATTGTCAGCTCTGCCCAGAGCTTCATCTCCTCCACCTGGACCTTCTACCTGCAGGCGGACGATGGCAAAGTCGTGGTGTTTCAG TCCCAACCCGAGATGGAATATCCAGTATCCGAGGTGCAGGAGACCCAACCGGAGCGGCCGGGACGGAGGTCCGgcccccacatcccccagccccacacag GTCTGATTTGCATCCCACACCCCTCACCCACACAGCGGG GCCCCCGGGTGAAGGGGGAGAAGCCCCTCGGGAAGGAGCCGCGGGGCAAAGCCAAGGGGCAGCACACGGACCCCCCCCCGCCGGAGCACGACTTCCTCGGCTGCATGTCCAA GCGGGGGGCGGTGGGGTGTTACAGGCGCTCGGGCCTTCCTCGCTGGATCCTGGCCGCCTGCCTCTTCCTCTCCATCATGGTGATGCTGTGGCTGAGCTGTGCCAGTTTGGTGACGGCCCCCGAGCAGCACATCAAGACCCAG CCTCTGAGCATCAACGGGGACAAGGAGTACCTGGAGGACCTGGATGGCCCTGGCAGCTTCCCCCTGCCACCCGTCATCGCTGTCACCCTGTGCCCCACGCATGGCGGCGAGGACGCGGGGCTGCTGCCCCTCAAAGTCGACCTAGACAAGACCATCCTGTAG
- the TMEM59L gene encoding transmembrane protein 59-like isoform X6 codes for MAARHPRALLALGLALLATAAAAATDPFLSQLGDTAGCRGQCGRSLPRRAAADAVLNACYRGCRLFSICHFVDASAELNTTRAECEAACAEAYSNAEEQFGCVTGCRKQLPEVESRREKSLELKEPSFSMLDLVSTFCNDIVSSAQSFISSTWTFYLQADDGKVVVFQSQPEMEYPVSEVQETQPERPGRRSGPHIPQPHTGPRVKGEKPLGKEPRGKAKGQHTDPPPPEHDFLGCMSKRGAVGCYRRSGLPRWILAACLFLSIMVMLWLSCASLVTAPEQHIKTQPLSINGDKEYLEDLDGPGSFPLPPVIAVTLCPTHGGEDAGLLPLKVDLDKTIL; via the exons ATGGCCGCCCGCCACCCCCGGGCCCTGCTCGCCCTCGGCCTGGCCCTGCTcgccaccgccgccgccgccgccaccgacCCCTTCTTGTCCCAGCTCGGGGACACCGCGGGCTGCCGCGGGCAGTGCGGCCGCAGCCTCCCCCGCCGGGCCGCCGCC GATGCTGTTCTCAACGCCTGTTACCGGGGCTGCCGGCTGTTCTCCATCTGTCACTTTGTGGATGCAAGCGCCGAGCTGAACACAACCAGAGCCGAGTGTGAAGCAG CCTGCGCTGAAGCCTACAGCAACGCGGAGGAGCAGTTCGGCTGCGTGACCGGGTGTCGCAAGCAGCTGCCCgaggtggagagcaggagggaaAAG AGCCTGGAGCTGAAGGAGCCGTCGTTCTCCATGTTGGATTTGGTCTCCACCTTCTGCAATGACATTGTCAGCTCTGCCCAGAGCTTCATCTCCTCCACCTGGACCTTCTACCTGCAGGCGGACGATGGCAAAGTCGTGGTGTTTCAG TCCCAACCCGAGATGGAATATCCAGTATCCGAGGTGCAGGAGACCCAACCGGAGCGGCCGGGACGGAGGTCCGgcccccacatcccccagccccacacag GCCCCCGGGTGAAGGGGGAGAAGCCCCTCGGGAAGGAGCCGCGGGGCAAAGCCAAGGGGCAGCACACGGACCCCCCCCCGCCGGAGCACGACTTCCTCGGCTGCATGTCCAA GCGGGGGGCGGTGGGGTGTTACAGGCGCTCGGGCCTTCCTCGCTGGATCCTGGCCGCCTGCCTCTTCCTCTCCATCATGGTGATGCTGTGGCTGAGCTGTGCCAGTTTGGTGACGGCCCCCGAGCAGCACATCAAGACCCAG CCTCTGAGCATCAACGGGGACAAGGAGTACCTGGAGGACCTGGATGGCCCTGGCAGCTTCCCCCTGCCACCCGTCATCGCTGTCACCCTGTGCCCCACGCATGGCGGCGAGGACGCGGGGCTGCTGCCCCTCAAAGTCGACCTAGACAAGACCATCCTGTAG
- the TMEM59L gene encoding transmembrane protein 59-like isoform X2 — translation MAARHPRALLALGLALLATAAAAATDPFLSQLGDTAGCRGQCGRSLPRRAAAVSPGASGTGDGYQGHREHRRYWEHRGVPGASWDAVLNACYRGCRLFSICHFVDASAELNTTRAECEAACAEAYSNAEEQFGCVTGCRKQLPEVESRREKSLELKEPSFSMLDLVSTFCNDIVSSAQSFISSTWTFYLQADDGKVVVFQSQPEMEYPVSEVQETQPERPGRRSGPHIPQPHTGLICIPHPSPTQRGPRVKGEKPLGKEPRGKAKGQHTDPPPPEHDFLGCMSKRSGLPRWILAACLFLSIMVMLWLSCASLVTAPEQHIKTQPLSINGDKEYLEDLDGPGSFPLPPVIAVTLCPTHGGEDAGLLPLKVDLDKTIL, via the exons ATGGCCGCCCGCCACCCCCGGGCCCTGCTCGCCCTCGGCCTGGCCCTGCTcgccaccgccgccgccgccgccaccgacCCCTTCTTGTCCCAGCTCGGGGACACCGCGGGCTGCCGCGGGCAGTGCGGCCGCAGCCTCCCCCGCCGGGCCGCCGCCGTGAGTCCAGGGGCATCGGGCACCGGGGACGGGTATCAGGGGCACCGGGAGCACCGGCGGTACTGGGAGCACCGGGGGGTACCGGGAGCATCATGG GATGCTGTTCTCAACGCCTGTTACCGGGGCTGCCGGCTGTTCTCCATCTGTCACTTTGTGGATGCAAGCGCCGAGCTGAACACAACCAGAGCCGAGTGTGAAGCAG CCTGCGCTGAAGCCTACAGCAACGCGGAGGAGCAGTTCGGCTGCGTGACCGGGTGTCGCAAGCAGCTGCCCgaggtggagagcaggagggaaAAG AGCCTGGAGCTGAAGGAGCCGTCGTTCTCCATGTTGGATTTGGTCTCCACCTTCTGCAATGACATTGTCAGCTCTGCCCAGAGCTTCATCTCCTCCACCTGGACCTTCTACCTGCAGGCGGACGATGGCAAAGTCGTGGTGTTTCAG TCCCAACCCGAGATGGAATATCCAGTATCCGAGGTGCAGGAGACCCAACCGGAGCGGCCGGGACGGAGGTCCGgcccccacatcccccagccccacacag GTCTGATTTGCATCCCACACCCCTCACCCACACAGCGGG GCCCCCGGGTGAAGGGGGAGAAGCCCCTCGGGAAGGAGCCGCGGGGCAAAGCCAAGGGGCAGCACACGGACCCCCCCCCGCCGGAGCACGACTTCCTCGGCTGCATGTCCAA GCGCTCGGGCCTTCCTCGCTGGATCCTGGCCGCCTGCCTCTTCCTCTCCATCATGGTGATGCTGTGGCTGAGCTGTGCCAGTTTGGTGACGGCCCCCGAGCAGCACATCAAGACCCAG CCTCTGAGCATCAACGGGGACAAGGAGTACCTGGAGGACCTGGATGGCCCTGGCAGCTTCCCCCTGCCACCCGTCATCGCTGTCACCCTGTGCCCCACGCATGGCGGCGAGGACGCGGGGCTGCTGCCCCTCAAAGTCGACCTAGACAAGACCATCCTGTAG
- the TMEM59L gene encoding transmembrane protein 59-like isoform X7 codes for MAARHPRALLALGLALLATAAAAATDPFLSQLGDTAGCRGQCGRSLPRRAAADAVLNACYRGCRLFSICHFVDASAELNTTRAECEAACAEAYSNAEEQFGCVTGCRKQLPEVESRREKSLELKEPSFSMLDLVSTFCNDIVSSAQSFISSTWTFYLQADDGKVVVFQSQPEMEYPVSEVQETQPERPGRRSGPHIPQPHTGPRVKGEKPLGKEPRGKAKGQHTDPPPPEHDFLGCMSKRSGLPRWILAACLFLSIMVMLWLSCASLVTAPEQHIKTQPLSINGDKEYLEDLDGPGSFPLPPVIAVTLCPTHGGEDAGLLPLKVDLDKTIL; via the exons ATGGCCGCCCGCCACCCCCGGGCCCTGCTCGCCCTCGGCCTGGCCCTGCTcgccaccgccgccgccgccgccaccgacCCCTTCTTGTCCCAGCTCGGGGACACCGCGGGCTGCCGCGGGCAGTGCGGCCGCAGCCTCCCCCGCCGGGCCGCCGCC GATGCTGTTCTCAACGCCTGTTACCGGGGCTGCCGGCTGTTCTCCATCTGTCACTTTGTGGATGCAAGCGCCGAGCTGAACACAACCAGAGCCGAGTGTGAAGCAG CCTGCGCTGAAGCCTACAGCAACGCGGAGGAGCAGTTCGGCTGCGTGACCGGGTGTCGCAAGCAGCTGCCCgaggtggagagcaggagggaaAAG AGCCTGGAGCTGAAGGAGCCGTCGTTCTCCATGTTGGATTTGGTCTCCACCTTCTGCAATGACATTGTCAGCTCTGCCCAGAGCTTCATCTCCTCCACCTGGACCTTCTACCTGCAGGCGGACGATGGCAAAGTCGTGGTGTTTCAG TCCCAACCCGAGATGGAATATCCAGTATCCGAGGTGCAGGAGACCCAACCGGAGCGGCCGGGACGGAGGTCCGgcccccacatcccccagccccacacag GCCCCCGGGTGAAGGGGGAGAAGCCCCTCGGGAAGGAGCCGCGGGGCAAAGCCAAGGGGCAGCACACGGACCCCCCCCCGCCGGAGCACGACTTCCTCGGCTGCATGTCCAA GCGCTCGGGCCTTCCTCGCTGGATCCTGGCCGCCTGCCTCTTCCTCTCCATCATGGTGATGCTGTGGCTGAGCTGTGCCAGTTTGGTGACGGCCCCCGAGCAGCACATCAAGACCCAG CCTCTGAGCATCAACGGGGACAAGGAGTACCTGGAGGACCTGGATGGCCCTGGCAGCTTCCCCCTGCCACCCGTCATCGCTGTCACCCTGTGCCCCACGCATGGCGGCGAGGACGCGGGGCTGCTGCCCCTCAAAGTCGACCTAGACAAGACCATCCTGTAG
- the TMEM59L gene encoding transmembrane protein 59-like isoform X4, protein MAARHPRALLALGLALLATAAAAATDPFLSQLGDTAGCRGQCGRSLPRRAAAVSPGASGTGDGYQGHREHRRYWEHRGVPGASWDAVLNACYRGCRLFSICHFVDASAELNTTRAECEAACAEAYSNAEEQFGCVTGCRKQLPEVESRREKSLELKEPSFSMLDLVSTFCNDIVSSAQSFISSTWTFYLQADDGKVVVFQSQPEMEYPVSEVQETQPERPGRRSGPHIPQPHTGPRVKGEKPLGKEPRGKAKGQHTDPPPPEHDFLGCMSKRSGLPRWILAACLFLSIMVMLWLSCASLVTAPEQHIKTQPLSINGDKEYLEDLDGPGSFPLPPVIAVTLCPTHGGEDAGLLPLKVDLDKTIL, encoded by the exons ATGGCCGCCCGCCACCCCCGGGCCCTGCTCGCCCTCGGCCTGGCCCTGCTcgccaccgccgccgccgccgccaccgacCCCTTCTTGTCCCAGCTCGGGGACACCGCGGGCTGCCGCGGGCAGTGCGGCCGCAGCCTCCCCCGCCGGGCCGCCGCCGTGAGTCCAGGGGCATCGGGCACCGGGGACGGGTATCAGGGGCACCGGGAGCACCGGCGGTACTGGGAGCACCGGGGGGTACCGGGAGCATCATGG GATGCTGTTCTCAACGCCTGTTACCGGGGCTGCCGGCTGTTCTCCATCTGTCACTTTGTGGATGCAAGCGCCGAGCTGAACACAACCAGAGCCGAGTGTGAAGCAG CCTGCGCTGAAGCCTACAGCAACGCGGAGGAGCAGTTCGGCTGCGTGACCGGGTGTCGCAAGCAGCTGCCCgaggtggagagcaggagggaaAAG AGCCTGGAGCTGAAGGAGCCGTCGTTCTCCATGTTGGATTTGGTCTCCACCTTCTGCAATGACATTGTCAGCTCTGCCCAGAGCTTCATCTCCTCCACCTGGACCTTCTACCTGCAGGCGGACGATGGCAAAGTCGTGGTGTTTCAG TCCCAACCCGAGATGGAATATCCAGTATCCGAGGTGCAGGAGACCCAACCGGAGCGGCCGGGACGGAGGTCCGgcccccacatcccccagccccacacag GCCCCCGGGTGAAGGGGGAGAAGCCCCTCGGGAAGGAGCCGCGGGGCAAAGCCAAGGGGCAGCACACGGACCCCCCCCCGCCGGAGCACGACTTCCTCGGCTGCATGTCCAA GCGCTCGGGCCTTCCTCGCTGGATCCTGGCCGCCTGCCTCTTCCTCTCCATCATGGTGATGCTGTGGCTGAGCTGTGCCAGTTTGGTGACGGCCCCCGAGCAGCACATCAAGACCCAG CCTCTGAGCATCAACGGGGACAAGGAGTACCTGGAGGACCTGGATGGCCCTGGCAGCTTCCCCCTGCCACCCGTCATCGCTGTCACCCTGTGCCCCACGCATGGCGGCGAGGACGCGGGGCTGCTGCCCCTCAAAGTCGACCTAGACAAGACCATCCTGTAG
- the TMEM59L gene encoding transmembrane protein 59-like isoform X1, giving the protein MAARHPRALLALGLALLATAAAAATDPFLSQLGDTAGCRGQCGRSLPRRAAAVSPGASGTGDGYQGHREHRRYWEHRGVPGASWDAVLNACYRGCRLFSICHFVDASAELNTTRAECEAACAEAYSNAEEQFGCVTGCRKQLPEVESRREKSLELKEPSFSMLDLVSTFCNDIVSSAQSFISSTWTFYLQADDGKVVVFQSQPEMEYPVSEVQETQPERPGRRSGPHIPQPHTGLICIPHPSPTQRGPRVKGEKPLGKEPRGKAKGQHTDPPPPEHDFLGCMSKRGAVGCYRRSGLPRWILAACLFLSIMVMLWLSCASLVTAPEQHIKTQPLSINGDKEYLEDLDGPGSFPLPPVIAVTLCPTHGGEDAGLLPLKVDLDKTIL; this is encoded by the exons ATGGCCGCCCGCCACCCCCGGGCCCTGCTCGCCCTCGGCCTGGCCCTGCTcgccaccgccgccgccgccgccaccgacCCCTTCTTGTCCCAGCTCGGGGACACCGCGGGCTGCCGCGGGCAGTGCGGCCGCAGCCTCCCCCGCCGGGCCGCCGCCGTGAGTCCAGGGGCATCGGGCACCGGGGACGGGTATCAGGGGCACCGGGAGCACCGGCGGTACTGGGAGCACCGGGGGGTACCGGGAGCATCATGG GATGCTGTTCTCAACGCCTGTTACCGGGGCTGCCGGCTGTTCTCCATCTGTCACTTTGTGGATGCAAGCGCCGAGCTGAACACAACCAGAGCCGAGTGTGAAGCAG CCTGCGCTGAAGCCTACAGCAACGCGGAGGAGCAGTTCGGCTGCGTGACCGGGTGTCGCAAGCAGCTGCCCgaggtggagagcaggagggaaAAG AGCCTGGAGCTGAAGGAGCCGTCGTTCTCCATGTTGGATTTGGTCTCCACCTTCTGCAATGACATTGTCAGCTCTGCCCAGAGCTTCATCTCCTCCACCTGGACCTTCTACCTGCAGGCGGACGATGGCAAAGTCGTGGTGTTTCAG TCCCAACCCGAGATGGAATATCCAGTATCCGAGGTGCAGGAGACCCAACCGGAGCGGCCGGGACGGAGGTCCGgcccccacatcccccagccccacacag GTCTGATTTGCATCCCACACCCCTCACCCACACAGCGGG GCCCCCGGGTGAAGGGGGAGAAGCCCCTCGGGAAGGAGCCGCGGGGCAAAGCCAAGGGGCAGCACACGGACCCCCCCCCGCCGGAGCACGACTTCCTCGGCTGCATGTCCAA GCGGGGGGCGGTGGGGTGTTACAGGCGCTCGGGCCTTCCTCGCTGGATCCTGGCCGCCTGCCTCTTCCTCTCCATCATGGTGATGCTGTGGCTGAGCTGTGCCAGTTTGGTGACGGCCCCCGAGCAGCACATCAAGACCCAG CCTCTGAGCATCAACGGGGACAAGGAGTACCTGGAGGACCTGGATGGCCCTGGCAGCTTCCCCCTGCCACCCGTCATCGCTGTCACCCTGTGCCCCACGCATGGCGGCGAGGACGCGGGGCTGCTGCCCCTCAAAGTCGACCTAGACAAGACCATCCTGTAG
- the TMEM59L gene encoding transmembrane protein 59-like isoform X3, which translates to MAARHPRALLALGLALLATAAAAATDPFLSQLGDTAGCRGQCGRSLPRRAAAVSPGASGTGDGYQGHREHRRYWEHRGVPGASWDAVLNACYRGCRLFSICHFVDASAELNTTRAECEAACAEAYSNAEEQFGCVTGCRKQLPEVESRREKSLELKEPSFSMLDLVSTFCNDIVSSAQSFISSTWTFYLQADDGKVVVFQSQPEMEYPVSEVQETQPERPGRRSGPHIPQPHTGPRVKGEKPLGKEPRGKAKGQHTDPPPPEHDFLGCMSKRGAVGCYRRSGLPRWILAACLFLSIMVMLWLSCASLVTAPEQHIKTQPLSINGDKEYLEDLDGPGSFPLPPVIAVTLCPTHGGEDAGLLPLKVDLDKTIL; encoded by the exons ATGGCCGCCCGCCACCCCCGGGCCCTGCTCGCCCTCGGCCTGGCCCTGCTcgccaccgccgccgccgccgccaccgacCCCTTCTTGTCCCAGCTCGGGGACACCGCGGGCTGCCGCGGGCAGTGCGGCCGCAGCCTCCCCCGCCGGGCCGCCGCCGTGAGTCCAGGGGCATCGGGCACCGGGGACGGGTATCAGGGGCACCGGGAGCACCGGCGGTACTGGGAGCACCGGGGGGTACCGGGAGCATCATGG GATGCTGTTCTCAACGCCTGTTACCGGGGCTGCCGGCTGTTCTCCATCTGTCACTTTGTGGATGCAAGCGCCGAGCTGAACACAACCAGAGCCGAGTGTGAAGCAG CCTGCGCTGAAGCCTACAGCAACGCGGAGGAGCAGTTCGGCTGCGTGACCGGGTGTCGCAAGCAGCTGCCCgaggtggagagcaggagggaaAAG AGCCTGGAGCTGAAGGAGCCGTCGTTCTCCATGTTGGATTTGGTCTCCACCTTCTGCAATGACATTGTCAGCTCTGCCCAGAGCTTCATCTCCTCCACCTGGACCTTCTACCTGCAGGCGGACGATGGCAAAGTCGTGGTGTTTCAG TCCCAACCCGAGATGGAATATCCAGTATCCGAGGTGCAGGAGACCCAACCGGAGCGGCCGGGACGGAGGTCCGgcccccacatcccccagccccacacag GCCCCCGGGTGAAGGGGGAGAAGCCCCTCGGGAAGGAGCCGCGGGGCAAAGCCAAGGGGCAGCACACGGACCCCCCCCCGCCGGAGCACGACTTCCTCGGCTGCATGTCCAA GCGGGGGGCGGTGGGGTGTTACAGGCGCTCGGGCCTTCCTCGCTGGATCCTGGCCGCCTGCCTCTTCCTCTCCATCATGGTGATGCTGTGGCTGAGCTGTGCCAGTTTGGTGACGGCCCCCGAGCAGCACATCAAGACCCAG CCTCTGAGCATCAACGGGGACAAGGAGTACCTGGAGGACCTGGATGGCCCTGGCAGCTTCCCCCTGCCACCCGTCATCGCTGTCACCCTGTGCCCCACGCATGGCGGCGAGGACGCGGGGCTGCTGCCCCTCAAAGTCGACCTAGACAAGACCATCCTGTAG